The Hymenobacter sp. DG25A nucleotide sequence TCGTGGAACTGCGTGCGGTAGGCTTTGATGGACTCCCACTTCTTCGGCCAGAACTCAGTGATATCCACTACAAAGTCGGGGTCAATCTGGCGGTCCTGGATGTAGTGGTACACCACGCGGGGGCGCCAGGGCTGCTGGGGCAGGCCATTGTCGCCGAGAGTTTCAATCATGCGCAGGCCGGCCAGGAAGCAGGCTTCCGATGCCAGCTGGGATCCGCGCCCATGATCGGGGTGGCGGTCATGGATGGCGTTGCAGAGCACCACCTCGGGCCGGTAGCGGCGAATAGCGGCTATAACGGGCAGCTGGTGCTCCCGGTCGTTGCGGAAGAAGCCATCGGGCAGGCCAAGGTTTTCGCGCACGCTCAGGCCTAGAATACGGCTGGCTACCTCGGCCTCGGCGGCGCGGGTAGCGGGCGTACCCCTCGTACCCAGCTCTCCCCGGGTGAAATCAACAATACCGATTTTCTTGCCGGCTGCGGCAGCCGCCAGCATGGTGCCCGAACAGGACATTTCTACATCATCGGGATGGGCACCGAAAGCCAGTATATCTAACTTCATAGAAGGCAAAGAATGGAATGAGAATAAAAGCAGACATCCTGTGATGCTTTCCGGCAGCCGGGGCCGGGCAGCATCACAGGATGACAAATGTAACTTTCCGCTGCTTACTTAATGCGCAGCGTACGGCCCAGCTTCAGCGTGGAGGTGCCTTTGTTGAGGCGCTTGATCTGACTGACGGATACGCCGTATTTCTGGGCAATTTCCGACAGCGTATCGCCGGAGCGGATGCGGTGCGTTACTACCCGCCGGGCGGCCGACGGCGCACCCGAGCGGTGCGACGATGAGCGGGCCCGCAGGGCCCGGCTGTAGTAGTTAAAAAGCGCTGAGGTAACCTGGAAGTTGTCGCCGCGCAGCTTGTAGTCCGGGAAGTCGTACATGCGCTCCGGATCAATGGGGTTGCCCTCGTAGCGCACTTCAAAGTGCAGGTGCGAGCCGGTGCTGCGGCCGGTGCTGCCCCCTTTACCAATCAGTTGGCCGGCTTTTACAAAGGTACCCGGCGCTACCAGCGCCTTTTGCAAATGGCCGTACAGCGTTTCTATGCCGTTGTAGTGGCGCACCAGCAGATAGTTGCCATAGCCGGAACCATCCCACTTGGAAATGCGCACCACTCCATCAAAAGCCGCTTTCACGGAGTCGCCGGTTTCCAGGTCCAGATCCACGCCATAGTGCCAGCGGGAACCCCGGAAGCCGAAGTCGGAGGTGAGCGGAGTGGTCAGCAGGGGCATTTTAGCGTAGCGCTGCCGGGGCGGGTCAATCAGGCGCAGGTTGAGCGTGTCTTTGAGGCGGCGGCCATCTACCCGGTAAGGGTTGATGTTGTGCGTGTCCCAGATAGCATAATACCCGGCCACCTTAATCCAGGAGCTATCAATCAGCACCTGCTCCGAAACCTCCACAATGTGCTGCCCGCCTTCATTAAGCGAAGACGTATCCTCACTCACGATGGAAAGCTTCTTAGCCGGGTTGAAGTAGATGGATTTTGCGGCTTCCGAGTCGTCGTCGGGCAAATCCTCCGTCTTAATCAGCACGGTGGTATCGGGCCGCACATATTTGATAACTGGCGATTTAAACCGAAAAAAGTCCTTCCGGTTTCCGCTGGAGCTGCCTTTGGCCTTGGTGGGGGCTGGCTTGCGGCGTTGGGCCTGCGTGGCAGTAGGATCAGCTAGCATGAGCACCACTAAAAGCAGCGGCACCAGCCAGTATTTCACAAAGTTCAGCAACTGCAATAGGGTTAGAATTCAGGAAAGCCGCCGCGCAAAAGGCTATAGGCTTTCAGCAAAGTACGCAACCAACGCACAACCAGGCCCGACTGGTATACCGGGCCTGATTGTGCCGGTTACTAGTGTACGCCCAGGGCGGCCAGATACCGCTCTGCATCCAGCGCGGCCATGCAGCCGGAGCCGGCCGCCGTTACGGCCTGCCGGTAGGTAAAATCCTGCACGTCGCCGCAGGCAAACACGCCGTCCACGTTGGTTTTGGCGGTACCCGGAATAGTTTTCAGGTAGCCCATTTCGTCGTGGTGCAGGTAGGGCTGGAATATTTTGGAGTTAGGATCGTGGCCAATGGCCACAAAGAAGCCTTTTACATCCAGCACGCGGGTTTCGTGGGTCAGCACATTTTTCACGCGCACGCCTTCTACGGCCTGCTCGCCCAGAATTTCATCGGTAGAGGTGTTGTATAGCACCTCAATTTTGGGGTTGTCAGCTACCCGCTTCTGCATGATTTTAGAAGCGCGCATCTCCCCTTTCCGCACCAGCATATACACCTTGTTGCAAAGGTTAGCCAGGTAAGTGGCTTCCTCCGCGGCCGTGTCACCGGCGCCTACAATAGCCACGTCTAGGCCACGGTAGAAGAAACCATCACACACGGCACAGGCCGATACACCCGAGCCATTCAGGCGCGCTTCCGACTCCAGACCCAGCCATTTGGCCGAAGCCCCGGTAGCAATGATGACGGCATCCGCAGTAATTTCCTTGCTTTCGTCAATGGTTACCTTGTGCGGGTGCCCGGAGAAGTCAACGGCAGTAGCCAGACCATAGCGGATGTCGGTACCAAAGCGGGCAGCCTGTTTTTTCAGGTCTTCCATCATCTCCGGGCCCATCACACCATCAGGGTAGCCGGGGAAATTCTCTACATCATTGGTAATAGTCAGCTGGCCACCAGGCTGCAGGCCCTGGTACATAACGGGCGCCATGTTGGCGCGGGCAGCATAAATAGCAGCCGTATAGCCGGCCGGGCCGGAGCCAATAATCAGACACTTTACGTGTTCCGGGGTAGTATTCTCCATGAGAAGGCAGTAGCAAAGGGGCCCGGAAAGGCCAGAAAGTTAGGGTTGGGAGTACAAAGGTAACCAGTAACATCAAGCTCAGCAGCCTGCTGCGGCTAATTGCCTTTTCCGAAGCCGCCCGCCAGGCTGGAATTGGCCCTGGAAACAGAAAAAAGCCGGCGGCTAAGTACTACAACAAAAAACCCCAACCGGTGGGTCAGGGTTTTTTAAAGTGAGTAGAGCGCTTACCCCAGGTAAGGCTTTAGCGCTTTGCTGCGCGAGGTATGACGCAGGCGGCGGATGGCTTTTTCCTTGATCTGGCGAACCCGCTCCCGGGTGAGGTTGAACTTCTCGCCGATTTCTTCCAGCGTGAGGGAGTGCTCCCCGTTCAGGCCAAAATACAGCGTGATAACATCGGCTTCGCGCTTGGTGAGCGTGCTCAGGGCGCGCTGCACTTCCTTGCGGAGCGAGTCGTTCATCAGGCCCATGTCCGGGCTTTCCTCGTCCTCATTCTCGAGCACGTCCAGCAGGCGGTTTTCTTCGCCCTGCACAAACGGGGCATCCACGGATACGTGGCGGCCCGAGATTTTCAGGGTGTCCACTACCTCAGAGGTAGTGAGCTCCAGAACTTCGGCAATTTCTTCGGGCGAGGGCTCCCGCTCAAATTTCTGCTCCAGCTCGGAGAAGGACTTGCTGATTTTATTCAACGAGCCTACGCGGTTCAGCGGCAGACGCACAATGCGCGACTGCTCGGCCAAAGCCTGCAGAATCGACTGACGAATCCACCATACGGCGTAGGAGATAAACTTAAAGCCACGGGTTTCATCGAAACGCTTGGCCGCTTTAATCAGACCAAGGTTACCCTCGTTGATCAGGTCGCCCAGCGAAAGACCCTGGTTCTGGTACTGCTTGGCCACCGACACCACGAAGCGGAGGTTGGCCTTGGTCAGCTTTTCCAGCGCTTGCTGGTCGCCTTCTTTAATGCGTTGCGCCAGCGTCACCTCCTCATCGGGAGTGAGCAGATCCACTTTACCAATCTCCTGGAGGTATTTATCCAGCGACTGGCTTTCGCGGTTGGTTATCTGCTTGCTGATTTTTAACTGTCTCATTGCGGGCGCGGAAGTGAAGTGTGTTTGGTTACGAAGAACATCCGGATGGGTACGGGCGTCGGTGAGAATCAACCCGCCGACGCCCGATTAAGTTCAGCTAGCTTGGCTGCTCCTCCCCATTGCTGGCGGCGGCCTTTTCAGGCTTTGGCAGCAATACCTTGCGCGACAAGCGGTACTTACCGGTCTTCTTGTCGATATCGAGCAGTTTCACATCAATTTCCTGCCCTACTTCCAGTACGCCTTCCAGCGTAGCCAGACGCTCGTGGGCTACTTCCGAAATGTGCAGCAGACCATCCTTACCTGGCATGATTTCTACGAAAGCACCGTATGGCTGGATGCTGCGAACTTTACCTTTGTAGGTTTCGCCTACTTCCGGCGTAGCCGCAATAGCCCGGATCCGGTCAATAGCCGCCTGCATGTCTTCCTGGTTGGAAGCGTAGATGCTTACGTGGCCTTTCTCGTCCTTCTCCTCAATGATAACTGTAGCGTTGGTGTCCTTCTGGATCTGCTGAATGACTTTACCGCCGGGTCCGATAACCGCACCGATATACTCTTTATCGATGAGCATCTTGTGCGAGCGAGGCGTATGAGGCTTCAGCTCAGCTGCGGGCTCCGAAATGGTCTTAGCCATCTCACGCAGAATGTGTAGGCGGCCTTCGCGGGCCTGGTGCAAGGCAGCCGTCATGATTTCGCTGCTCAGGCCCTGGATTTTGATGTCCATCTGGCAAGCCACGATACCTTTCTCGGTGCCGGTTACTTTAAAGTCCATGTCGCCGAGGTGGTCCTCATCGCCCAGGATGTCGGAAAGCACGGCGTATTCGCCGGTTTCTTTGTCCTGCACCAGGCCCATGGCAATACCCGAAACGGCGGCGCGCACTTTAATGCCCGCATCCATCAGGGCCATCGAGCCAGCACATACGGTAGCCATCGACGAAGAGCCGTTCGACTCCAGGATGTCCGACACGATACGGATGGTGTATGGATTCTCGTCATCGGAAGGCAAAACCTTCTTCAAGGAGCGCATAGCCAGGTTGCCGTGGCCAATTTCCCGGCGGCCGGGGCCGCGGTTAGGCTTCACTTCACCCGTAGAGAAAGCGGGGAAGTTGTAGTGCAACATGAACTTGCTGTAACCCGAAGTCATGGCCGTATCGATGATCTGCTCATCGAGCTTGGTGCCGAGGGCAACCGTGGTCAGCGACTGGGTTTCGCCGCGGGTGAACAGGGCCGAGCCGTGGGCACCGGGCAGGTAGTTCACCTCGCTCCAGATGGGGCGAATTTCGGTCAGAGCGCGGCCATCAAGGCGGGTGCGCTCCTTAATCATCATGTCGCGGATGGCTTTCTTCTCTGCTGAAGAGTAGTAGCGGCCGAACATCTTCATGTCCAGCTCCGGCTGATCTTCGAGGATTTTCTCGCTCAAGGACTTCTTCACCTCACCAAAAGCCTCCTTGCGGCCGGCTTTGCTGGTGTTGCCCGACTGCGCGATTTTGTAGGCGTGCTGGTACACACCTTCGTGAATGCGCTGCTTCAGGTCTTCGTTCTCATCGTACTTCGGATACTCGCGCTTCACGTGGGATTTCTCCACGGCGGCGGCCAGCTCCTGCTGCACCCGTACCTGCTCTTTAATGGCTTCGTGGGCGTAGGCAATGGCTTCTACCATTTCCTCTTCGCTCACTTCGTCCATTTCACCTTCCACCATGGCCACTGAGTCGGCGGTAGCACCTACAATCAGGTCCATGTCGGCGCGGGCAATGTCGGCGGTGAGGGGGTTGATCTGCAGCTTGCCGTCGATACGGGCTACGCGTACTTCCGAAATCGGACCAGCGAAGGGAATATCGGAAATCGACAGGGCAGCGGAAGCAGCCAGGGCAGCCAGAGCATCCGGCTGCACGGTTTTATCGGCTGAAATCAGCGTAATCATCACCTGCACCTCGTAGTGATAGTCCTTGGGGAACATGGGGCGCAGGATGCGGTCTACAAGGCGGCAAACCAGGATTTCCTGGTCCGACAGGCGGCCTTCGCGACGCTGGAATGAGCCGGGAATGTTGCCGGCACCGCCGAATTTCTCCTGATAGTCTACCGACAGGGGCAGGAAATCCACGCCTTCGCGCTGGCTGGGCTGGGAAACAACCGTAGCCAGCAGCATGGCATCGCCCAGGCGCACCACTACGGCGCCATCAGCGAATTTGGCCAGCTTGCCGGTTTCAATGGAAATCTGCCGACCATCGGGCAGGGTAATGTGTTTGGTAACCGCGTTGTAGTTGGGCATCGTGTGGGTTTGCTTGAAAAAGCGACAGCGGGCGAGCAGCCGTAAAATCAGGGCTACAGTAGCTCTGATTTGCTCTGAAGAAAGTTCTTTGGAAAGCTAACAGCCCGAGACGCTTAAAAAGTGACCGGGCTGCACAAAAAAAGAGCAGGGAACCTTCGTTGAAAGGCTCCCTGCTCCGGCGGGGCGGGTTACTTGCGGATACCCAGCTCCTTAATGATAGCGCGGTAGCGGTTGATTTCGCGGTGCTGCAGATAATCCAGCATGCGACGACGCTTACCAACCAGCTTCAGCAGACCCAGGCGGGTCGAGAAGTCCTTCTTGTTCACCTTCAGGTGCTCGGTCAGGTGGGTAATGCGGTGCGTGAACAGCGCAATCTGGGCTTCAGCAGAACCGGTATCGGTGGCTACTTTTTGCAGGCTGTTCTTTTCAAAGATGGCCTGTTTTACTTCGGTAGTAAGTTTCATCGGCAGATAGGTTTCCCCGTCTTGGATTAAAAGTGAGAAAGAAATTTCACCCCGCACCTCGGGGTGGCCGCAAAGGTAAGCTTTTTTGCTTGGGATTCACAGGAAAAAGCCCAGAGAATTTTAGAAGCAAGCCATACGCTAGCAGCAGCCCGCTACCCCGGGGCTGGCAGCGTTACAGCGCTTTCTTGTACCCACGAAAAGGCCAGCGGATTTTGGCCGGCAGCCGGCGCCAGAACTCTACGTCCAGCAGGCCGGAGTCGTGGCGGGCCTGGTAGAGGAAAAACAGGCCGATGGGCAGCAGAATGGCATTGGCCATCCACATCCCCGCCCCTACCGGCAGCACATCCTCCCGTCCGTACTTCTCGCCTATAATGGACAGCACGTAGTACACAATGAAGAATAGGATGGAGATAAGCACCGGCACACCCAGGCCGCCTTTCTTGATAATTGCACCCAGCGGAGCGCCAATCAGAAACATAATGAGCACGGCAATAGACTGGGTGTATTTCCGGTAAATCTCAATCCGGTAGTTGTTCGTGTCGCGCTGCAGATTGGTGAGGCTTTCGGCGGAGCTGGCGGCAAAGGAGCGTACGTTGCGGGCCCGGTCGGTGGCGCTGCCTACCGTCAAATCAGTAATTGGGGCCAAAAAGGATTGGGGAATGGGCTTCCACTTCCGTACCCGCTGCCGGGTTTTCTGCCCCACGGTATCAAAGCGCAGGTAGGTGTAGTACACGCTCAGCTCCCGGCCCAGCCGCGTGCGCTGCGTATTCAGCTGGTCGTGCAGCGAATCGGTGTAGGCGTGCAGTTGCGGAATGTTCTTCATCATCTTGTTTTCCGAAAACAGCTCTTCCTTGGTGCGGTCCAGGGAGAAGGAGGCCAGCGAAAACGTGATGGTATTCTTGTCAAAAGCCTGGCGGGCAAAGCCGGTTTCGTTCTGGCCCCGGGCTTCGGGCTGCTCCAGATACATGGTACCCCGGAAAAGCTCCAGGCTGAGATATTGCCCGCCGTAGCGGGTAAACATGCGGCCAGAATCGGCCAGAATCACGGCCGCGCTACCATTATTGCGGGTATGATCATAAATGATGACCCCTTTCAGCAGGTCGCCATTCTCCCCTTCTTTTTTGTCTACTTTGATGGTGTAGCCCGGAATGCCATTGTAGAAAATACCTTCCCGGATATCCAGGGCCAATTTTTGCTGGCGCACGTCCCAGAGCAGGCTAAAGGCCTTCAGATTGGCGGTGGGCACAATATTGTTATTGAACCAGAAAGCCAGCCCGGCCAGCACCAGGCTTACCAGAAATACGGGCCGCAGAATGCGGGTGAGTGAAATGCCGGACGTTTTAATGGCCGTAAGCTCTTGGTGCTCGCCCAGGTTGCCATAGGTCATCAGCGACGACAGTAGCACCGCCAGCGGCAGGGAAATTGGCACAATCAGCACGCTGAAATAAAATAACAGCTGCAGAAGAACGCCCGCACCCAGGTCCTTGCCGATGATATCATCCAGATACTTCAGCATGTATTGCGTGAGCAGGATAAATTCTACCACGGCGAAGGTGAGCACAAAAGGCCCCACAAAAGCCTGTAAAATCAGTTTATCCAGTTTCTTCATAAAGCAAAAGGGCAGGCTGCCCGGGTAAGCAAAGGAGGGAAAGCCACACGAAGGTACTACTCGTGTGGCTTTCCCTCCCGGGGTAAAAATGGGTATAGGCTAGCCGCCTACTTGTTGGCGCAGGTTCTGCATGAGGGTTTCCCACATTTCGTGCAGCTCAATCTCGTCGGTTTCTTCGGAGTAGTCTACCACCCGCAGGAACACTTCCTGAGTCAGTTCCGATGACTCAATGGAGAAGTCCAGATAGTTAGCATCCGGCATGTGGCGGTGGTTTTTATCCAGGAACACAAACCGCACCGAGCGGTTGGTCCGGTGCGAGTTCATTTCCGCAAAGTGGTCCTGGTTGTCCCAAGTGAAAATGAACTGATGATTATCAATGGTGCGGACGCGCTGGCAGAACCACTGACTAAGCCCCGTAGCGGAGGCTAAGTAAGGATAGAGGATCTTAGGCGAGGCATTAATGGGATATTCTACCGTGAAACGGTGCTTGGAGCGAGTAGCGGAGAGCGGCATAAGCGTGTGAAATACGGAACATTAGGCCTCAGCAACAAAAGACGTTCATCAGGCAGCGGCAAGATACAGTGGTTTTTTTTTGCACCAAGGGTTGCGCCACGACAAATCTTGTGCCTACCTTTGCCCCACCAAAAACCCGGCGGGGTAGCTCAGTTGGTTAGAGCACAGGATTCATAACCCTGAGGTCACGAGTTCAACTCTCGTCCCCGCTACTTAGAAAAACCGCATTGGCCCATTGCTGATGCGGTTTTTTTATTGATATTTCGGCAGAACATTTTCGCCTCTCCCCTGGGCCCCGATGCA carries:
- the bshB1 gene encoding bacillithiol biosynthesis deacetylase BshB1, which produces MKLDILAFGAHPDDVEMSCSGTMLAAAAAGKKIGIVDFTRGELGTRGTPATRAAEAEVASRILGLSVRENLGLPDGFFRNDREHQLPVIAAIRRYRPEVVLCNAIHDRHPDHGRGSQLASEACFLAGLRMIETLGDNGLPQQPWRPRVVYHYIQDRQIDPDFVVDITEFWPKKWESIKAYRTQFHDPESTEPTTYLSTPVFSNFMEARAREFGHMIGAEFGEGFTRERPLGVRDVTELI
- a CDS encoding M23 family metallopeptidase, with translation MKYWLVPLLLVVLMLADPTATQAQRRKPAPTKAKGSSSGNRKDFFRFKSPVIKYVRPDTTVLIKTEDLPDDDSEAAKSIYFNPAKKLSIVSEDTSSLNEGGQHIVEVSEQVLIDSSWIKVAGYYAIWDTHNINPYRVDGRRLKDTLNLRLIDPPRQRYAKMPLLTTPLTSDFGFRGSRWHYGVDLDLETGDSVKAAFDGVVRISKWDGSGYGNYLLVRHYNGIETLYGHLQKALVAPGTFVKAGQLIGKGGSTGRSTGSHLHFEVRYEGNPIDPERMYDFPDYKLRGDNFQVTSALFNYYSRALRARSSSHRSGAPSAARRVVTHRIRSGDTLSEIAQKYGVSVSQIKRLNKGTSTLKLGRTLRIK
- the trxB gene encoding thioredoxin-disulfide reductase; protein product: MENTTPEHVKCLIIGSGPAGYTAAIYAARANMAPVMYQGLQPGGQLTITNDVENFPGYPDGVMGPEMMEDLKKQAARFGTDIRYGLATAVDFSGHPHKVTIDESKEITADAVIIATGASAKWLGLESEARLNGSGVSACAVCDGFFYRGLDVAIVGAGDTAAEEATYLANLCNKVYMLVRKGEMRASKIMQKRVADNPKIEVLYNTSTDEILGEQAVEGVRVKNVLTHETRVLDVKGFFVAIGHDPNSKIFQPYLHHDEMGYLKTIPGTAKTNVDGVFACGDVQDFTYRQAVTAAGSGCMAALDAERYLAALGVH
- a CDS encoding RNA polymerase sigma factor RpoD/SigA, producing the protein MRQLKISKQITNRESQSLDKYLQEIGKVDLLTPDEEVTLAQRIKEGDQQALEKLTKANLRFVVSVAKQYQNQGLSLGDLINEGNLGLIKAAKRFDETRGFKFISYAVWWIRQSILQALAEQSRIVRLPLNRVGSLNKISKSFSELEQKFEREPSPEEIAEVLELTTSEVVDTLKISGRHVSVDAPFVQGEENRLLDVLENEDEESPDMGLMNDSLRKEVQRALSTLTKREADVITLYFGLNGEHSLTLEEIGEKFNLTRERVRQIKEKAIRRLRHTSRSKALKPYLG
- the pnp gene encoding polyribonucleotide nucleotidyltransferase, coding for MPNYNAVTKHITLPDGRQISIETGKLAKFADGAVVVRLGDAMLLATVVSQPSQREGVDFLPLSVDYQEKFGGAGNIPGSFQRREGRLSDQEILVCRLVDRILRPMFPKDYHYEVQVMITLISADKTVQPDALAALAASAALSISDIPFAGPISEVRVARIDGKLQINPLTADIARADMDLIVGATADSVAMVEGEMDEVSEEEMVEAIAYAHEAIKEQVRVQQELAAAVEKSHVKREYPKYDENEDLKQRIHEGVYQHAYKIAQSGNTSKAGRKEAFGEVKKSLSEKILEDQPELDMKMFGRYYSSAEKKAIRDMMIKERTRLDGRALTEIRPIWSEVNYLPGAHGSALFTRGETQSLTTVALGTKLDEQIIDTAMTSGYSKFMLHYNFPAFSTGEVKPNRGPGRREIGHGNLAMRSLKKVLPSDDENPYTIRIVSDILESNGSSSMATVCAGSMALMDAGIKVRAAVSGIAMGLVQDKETGEYAVLSDILGDEDHLGDMDFKVTGTEKGIVACQMDIKIQGLSSEIMTAALHQAREGRLHILREMAKTISEPAAELKPHTPRSHKMLIDKEYIGAVIGPGGKVIQQIQKDTNATVIIEEKDEKGHVSIYASNQEDMQAAIDRIRAIAATPEVGETYKGKVRSIQPYGAFVEIMPGKDGLLHISEVAHERLATLEGVLEVGQEIDVKLLDIDKKTGKYRLSRKVLLPKPEKAAASNGEEQPS
- the rpsO gene encoding 30S ribosomal protein S15; the encoded protein is MKLTTEVKQAIFEKNSLQKVATDTGSAEAQIALFTHRITHLTEHLKVNKKDFSTRLGLLKLVGKRRRMLDYLQHREINRYRAIIKELGIRK
- a CDS encoding LptF/LptG family permease, producing MKKLDKLILQAFVGPFVLTFAVVEFILLTQYMLKYLDDIIGKDLGAGVLLQLLFYFSVLIVPISLPLAVLLSSLMTYGNLGEHQELTAIKTSGISLTRILRPVFLVSLVLAGLAFWFNNNIVPTANLKAFSLLWDVRQQKLALDIREGIFYNGIPGYTIKVDKKEGENGDLLKGVIIYDHTRNNGSAAVILADSGRMFTRYGGQYLSLELFRGTMYLEQPEARGQNETGFARQAFDKNTITFSLASFSLDRTKEELFSENKMMKNIPQLHAYTDSLHDQLNTQRTRLGRELSVYYTYLRFDTVGQKTRQRVRKWKPIPQSFLAPITDLTVGSATDRARNVRSFAASSAESLTNLQRDTNNYRIEIYRKYTQSIAVLIMFLIGAPLGAIIKKGGLGVPVLISILFFIVYYVLSIIGEKYGREDVLPVGAGMWMANAILLPIGLFFLYQARHDSGLLDVEFWRRLPAKIRWPFRGYKKAL
- a CDS encoding START-like domain-containing protein; the protein is MPLSATRSKHRFTVEYPINASPKILYPYLASATGLSQWFCQRVRTIDNHQFIFTWDNQDHFAEMNSHRTNRSVRFVFLDKNHRHMPDANYLDFSIESSELTQEVFLRVVDYSEETDEIELHEMWETLMQNLRQQVGG